A section of the Sedimentisphaera cyanobacteriorum genome encodes:
- a CDS encoding PEP-CTERM sorting domain-containing protein yields the protein MKKLLSCLAVCLVFASAGFAAYDPVITITGEAQDTVLGYQEGQEYDFSFVVNGSRTEHNIDSFISDRNSWYSETLEQKPVFTELYGSGVSGEYVRPDSENGDPWEKINIESDGIYITLSSDYSDINSETLNGSTISKLNAYPFLLAGLTFDYSDTSYVTPQEYFSDYLGEYSVSEQPVLNMISSGGDTAFDITSVTITPEPATMALLGLGGFILRKRRA from the coding sequence ATGAAGAAATTATTATCGTGTCTGGCTGTGTGTTTGGTCTTCGCTTCCGCAGGGTTTGCTGCGTATGATCCGGTTATTACCATAACCGGGGAAGCTCAAGACACCGTTTTAGGATATCAGGAAGGCCAAGAGTATGATTTTTCTTTCGTTGTCAACGGTTCTCGGACGGAACATAATATTGACAGTTTTATTTCAGACCGAAATAGCTGGTATTCTGAAACGTTAGAACAAAAGCCTGTGTTTACAGAGTTGTACGGTTCAGGGGTGTCAGGTGAATACGTTAGACCTGATTCAGAAAATGGAGATCCATGGGAAAAAATAAATATTGAATCTGACGGTATTTATATCACACTCAGCTCAGACTATTCCGATATAAATTCTGAAACCTTGAATGGAAGCACTATTTCTAAGCTTAACGCTTATCCGTTTTTACTTGCTGGTCTGACATTTGACTATTCCGATACATCTTATGTTACTCCTCAGGAATACTTTTCCGATTATCTCGGAGAATACAGTGTTTCAGAACAGCCTGTCTTAAATATGATATCCAGCGGCGGTGATACGGCATTTGATATTACTTCAGTAACGATCACCCCCGAGCCTGCGACGAT
- a CDS encoding GEVED domain-containing protein yields the protein MKKLSFPLVLIMLISGFLCAEPYCSTQDASDWQEALDEGFIRGLTLPEWQEYMNQWQQYLGPGGIPYPVDTQFLQPELYVAENAGEMDEQPGLVMAWGEDGQPDGEYASAWVYEYGVDPDLSGAVIQITVVPPQYGPTGSQVNTVSFGIRDMNGAIRSWHWVCGPGGLPWNTPTTITINAWMTGPAAASPAASGFMNNPAFDITKVIDFIVDENAVWVGGPAAVPPPGQTVPKPWNYWYDLIVRPSDNPEGMTVGFNPEIHQDIENPDLWPNDYHMEFVVESYNPFNPSAAAPPILLSHIDDMFMSFNYSITPQGDGYYHVTMDWSNPVEDPIPYCTVIHLGFELEVINSNVIMEVKGWWTKDGVPVEDLAEPDLPNAGFTPLLGFRVEDGMINPPPIGMPEFGYLTLRNGDGNPDTSQGEIPVEIVQLELAVLSPEELANQLGDYPFGELNASSPLQQELPWMPVLQDGMPVEENNPVNMPPDSFFDVFFDIDLSEPTPIDAGDFVIIREKVRFMNNNNMVDERWSWHLHEADNGECDLGDAPDDTNSAFAPMVTYPAAVPAKFPTTYQNGSPPFGPIHFWPASGPYLGTGVTLEWDADFGSDEDPTNNIIPASNAADKDFADDGIVGMPLSMPKCENTSFDYRVTVPAGAEGITAYVNAWADFNRDGDWDDIIVCADSGQQVSEWIVQDQQLANLSAGVNTITTPPFYSWHPGSADEEPMWLRITIAPTAFTGSGDPVAAGSGPAGGYSYGETEDYIFVPVATSEDTCDCADLTGDGFVDLSDLACMASQWLTNCP from the coding sequence ATGAAGAAGTTATCATTTCCATTAGTTTTAATTATGCTTATCTCGGGGTTTCTCTGCGCTGAGCCGTACTGCTCAACACAAGACGCCTCAGATTGGCAGGAGGCTCTGGATGAAGGTTTTATCCGCGGCCTCACTCTCCCTGAATGGCAGGAATATATGAATCAGTGGCAGCAGTATTTGGGTCCCGGCGGTATCCCCTATCCTGTTGACACGCAGTTCCTCCAGCCTGAGCTTTATGTAGCAGAAAATGCCGGGGAAATGGACGAACAGCCCGGGCTTGTGATGGCTTGGGGGGAAGACGGCCAGCCGGACGGCGAGTATGCAAGCGCTTGGGTTTACGAGTACGGCGTTGATCCGGACCTCAGCGGAGCGGTGATTCAGATTACTGTTGTCCCGCCTCAGTACGGCCCGACGGGCAGTCAGGTGAATACCGTGTCTTTCGGCATCCGTGATATGAACGGAGCAATTCGCTCTTGGCACTGGGTCTGCGGTCCGGGCGGACTCCCTTGGAACACGCCAACAACGATAACAATCAATGCCTGGATGACCGGACCTGCCGCAGCATCTCCCGCTGCCTCAGGCTTTATGAACAATCCGGCCTTCGATATCACCAAGGTGATTGATTTCATCGTGGATGAGAACGCTGTTTGGGTAGGCGGGCCAGCTGCTGTTCCGCCTCCGGGGCAAACCGTTCCAAAGCCCTGGAACTACTGGTACGATTTGATTGTAAGGCCGAGCGATAACCCTGAAGGGATGACAGTCGGGTTTAATCCAGAGATACATCAGGATATCGAAAACCCCGACCTCTGGCCGAACGACTATCACATGGAATTTGTGGTAGAATCTTACAATCCCTTCAATCCCTCTGCTGCTGCCCCGCCGATTCTTCTCTCCCATATTGATGATATGTTTATGTCTTTCAACTACAGCATAACCCCGCAGGGCGACGGGTATTATCATGTAACGATGGACTGGTCTAACCCTGTAGAAGACCCAATTCCATACTGCACTGTAATACATCTGGGCTTTGAGCTGGAAGTTATAAACAGCAATGTTATTATGGAAGTGAAGGGCTGGTGGACAAAAGACGGAGTGCCGGTTGAAGATTTGGCAGAGCCCGATCTGCCTAATGCCGGCTTCACTCCGCTTTTAGGGTTTAGGGTGGAAGACGGGATGATAAATCCTCCGCCTATCGGGATGCCGGAATTCGGCTATCTCACTCTGAGAAACGGAGACGGCAACCCCGACACCTCGCAGGGCGAGATACCTGTTGAGATAGTGCAGCTCGAGCTTGCAGTTCTCAGCCCTGAGGAGCTGGCAAACCAGCTTGGAGACTATCCTTTCGGCGAGCTCAATGCTTCCAGCCCTCTCCAGCAGGAGCTCCCATGGATGCCTGTTCTGCAGGACGGAATGCCTGTAGAGGAGAATAACCCTGTAAATATGCCGCCGGACAGCTTCTTTGATGTTTTCTTTGATATAGACCTGTCCGAGCCAACTCCGATTGATGCGGGCGATTTTGTTATCATTCGCGAGAAAGTCAGGTTTATGAACAACAACAATATGGTTGATGAGAGATGGTCTTGGCATCTGCACGAAGCTGATAACGGCGAATGCGATCTTGGCGATGCTCCGGACGACACCAATTCTGCGTTTGCGCCTATGGTTACTTATCCGGCAGCAGTCCCTGCAAAATTCCCAACCACCTACCAGAACGGCAGCCCGCCTTTCGGCCCGATACACTTCTGGCCTGCCTCAGGACCGTATCTGGGAACAGGGGTAACTCTGGAATGGGACGCTGATTTCGGCTCCGATGAAGACCCTACGAACAATATCATTCCGGCATCCAACGCAGCAGATAAAGACTTCGCAGATGACGGGATCGTTGGTATGCCGCTGTCGATGCCGAAATGCGAGAATACGAGCTTCGATTACCGTGTAACAGTGCCGGCAGGTGCGGAAGGAATAACAGCTTATGTTAATGCTTGGGCAGATTTCAACCGAGACGGCGACTGGGACGATATAATTGTATGCGCTGACAGCGGCCAGCAGGTTAGCGAATGGATCGTTCAAGACCAGCAGCTTGCGAATCTCAGTGCGGGCGTAAATACAATCACTACCCCGCCATTCTACTCTTGGCATCCGGGAAGCGCTGACGAAGAGCCGATGTGGCTGAGGATTACGATTGCGCCTACAGCTTTCACAGGAAGCGGCGATCCGGTTGCAGCGGGCTCAGGCCCTGCAGGGGGCTACAGCTACGGCGAAACGGAAGATTATATATTCGTTCCTGTTGCAACCAGCGAGGATACCTGCGACTGCGCAGACCTTACCGGAGACGGCTTTGTTGATCTCAGCGACCTTGCATGCATGGCGAGCCAGTGGCTCACAAACTGCCCGTAA
- a CDS encoding PEP-CTERM sorting domain-containing protein: MMVIGYRKKMHFLFACVFSAAAAVNAAYVQEDFRGTSAPGWVIQSNSAGSPGLTADTGEDPDGDGWLRLTNDQDANQGAFAYYDTAIPTNKGLMFTFDFVTWGSGGTLADGLALAIFRADVDPDPQSYGGSLAYAPQYSSPGLNGAVAGFGFDEFGNFSNPSEGRTGGPGQTQDSVAIRGSQGEDRFTGYEYQTGTGSLADFSTDEVSSRDDAVIHTVKITIPTDKVISVEWKPEGEDWSYLIRDYECGLECPDHIKFGYAASTGALKAYHEIRNLSVTEVPEPASISIMALGGLAFLRKRKYK; encoded by the coding sequence ATGATGGTGATAGGTTATCGCAAAAAAATGCACTTTTTGTTTGCGTGTGTTTTCTCAGCTGCTGCAGCGGTAAATGCAGCGTATGTACAGGAAGATTTCAGAGGCACATCGGCACCCGGCTGGGTGATTCAGTCTAATTCTGCCGGCTCCCCGGGATTAACTGCGGATACAGGAGAAGACCCGGACGGCGATGGATGGCTGAGGCTTACCAATGATCAGGATGCCAACCAAGGGGCTTTTGCTTACTACGACACCGCAATTCCCACAAACAAGGGTCTTATGTTTACGTTCGATTTTGTTACTTGGGGAAGCGGAGGAACGCTCGCTGACGGGCTGGCTCTTGCAATTTTCAGAGCGGATGTTGATCCTGACCCTCAAAGCTACGGCGGCTCGCTTGCATACGCTCCTCAATACAGCTCTCCAGGACTGAACGGGGCTGTAGCCGGTTTTGGATTTGACGAGTTCGGAAATTTCTCAAACCCCTCCGAAGGAAGAACAGGCGGTCCGGGACAGACTCAAGATTCTGTAGCTATAAGGGGCTCTCAAGGAGAAGACAGGTTCACCGGGTATGAATACCAGACTGGAACCGGTTCTTTGGCGGATTTCTCCACAGATGAGGTATCTTCAAGGGATGATGCAGTTATACATACGGTAAAAATCACAATCCCTACAGACAAGGTGATTTCTGTAGAATGGAAACCTGAAGGGGAAGACTGGTCTTATCTGATAAGGGATTACGAGTGCGGGCTTGAATGCCCCGATCATATCAAATTCGGTTATGCCGCATCCACAGGCGCACTTAAAGCATACCACGAGATAAGAAATCTGAGTGTAACCGAGGTTCCGGAGCCTGCTTCAATTTCCATTATGGCTTTGGGAGGATTAGCTTTTTTGAGAAAGCGAAAATATAAATAA
- a CDS encoding DNA polymerase III subunit alpha, translating to MSNQGFSHLHLHTEYSLLDGAVKIPELLKKCREYEMASVAMTDHGNLYGAIDFYKTFAGSGVKPIIGLEAYYTPGKRQERTGTQKDSNFHLLLLAENNTGYQNLIKLTSLSYTEGLYYKPRVDDELLSRYSEGIIACSACLGGIIPQYIIRGRHEDAVKAAENYAKIFGENNFFIEIQRHSWVDEEPVDPNPEMIEIAKKLGLGLVATNDVHFLNKADYEAHDILTCISTGKIVSDENRMHYPTSVYLKSPQEMRELFSDVPEACDNTLQIAERCNVEIDLETQHAPKFTPPEKKTPGEYLRELVYKGAEERYKEITEEIKNRIEREIGVIDGKGFSSYFLIVWEFCNWAAKNGIPTGARGSGVGTIVGYCLGLCNVDPIRYGLLFERFMDPERNEMPDIDIDICQDGRPALLNYVREKYGEIAQITTFGTMGAKCVIRDVGRALDVPLTDVNRVAKMIPEGPKVTLDGALEDDHDLKKEYQDNPQTKKMIDTGLKLEGLSRHAGVHACAVVIADEPLDTMLPLYRQSGSEDLITQFEGPYVEAVGLLKMDFLGLRTLSIIESTKRKVKRIHGDHIDIEAVDIKDQNVLGGIFGAGKTKGVFQFESAGMVRLLKDLKPDRLEDLIAANALYRPGPMDLIDDFVARKHGAKWEVPHPVMEEVLEETFGIMVYQEQVMQICHRLGGIKLREAYKLIKAISKKKEKIIADKKQHFISGCVENGLDKEQAENIFALIEKFAGYGFNKSHSSRYAFVAFQTAYLKRYWPVEFMASLLTYEKGDQTKAKEYFKECKAMGIDILPPDINESFVDFKAAYDSEKDRKNKCGKIRFGLGAIKGLGEKAIEKIIEAREECGGFTGLYHFCENVDLRAVTKQSIEALIKAGAFDRLGGSRAQFFEAVESAVKAGQTAQADKLSGQGNLFAAFGEEESGQEAQANSLPDVPAWPPALMLSYEKDLLGIFVTSNPLSRQADTITAYSTAHSDEIPKLADKADIIIGGMITDTKIFTTKSGKNAGKKMCIVSFEDLNGECEIVLFPDQFAEFSHLIEQDKIIFVQGKVDKSRDNPQIIAKRVILPELVMNQFSTNVFIKWKSSYEEAKVEKLKRVISEYSGKSPVFLEIKTEDGSIVTVQFDGKFAVTPDQNFRGQVRSIAGDSALELRRSK from the coding sequence ATGTCTAATCAAGGTTTTTCGCATCTCCATCTTCACACTGAATACTCACTGCTCGACGGAGCGGTAAAAATACCCGAACTTCTCAAAAAATGCAGGGAATACGAAATGGCTTCTGTGGCCATGACAGACCACGGAAACCTCTACGGGGCAATAGATTTCTATAAGACATTTGCCGGCAGCGGGGTTAAGCCGATAATCGGCCTCGAGGCATACTATACCCCGGGGAAAAGGCAGGAAAGAACCGGCACCCAGAAGGACTCAAACTTTCACCTGCTCCTGCTTGCCGAAAACAACACCGGCTATCAGAACCTCATAAAGCTCACATCCCTTTCATACACCGAAGGCCTGTACTACAAGCCGAGGGTGGATGATGAGCTTCTCAGCCGATACAGTGAGGGGATTATAGCCTGCTCAGCGTGTTTAGGGGGGATAATCCCGCAGTACATCATACGCGGCAGGCACGAGGATGCCGTTAAGGCAGCTGAAAACTACGCAAAAATTTTCGGCGAGAATAATTTCTTCATAGAGATTCAGCGGCACAGCTGGGTGGATGAGGAGCCTGTGGACCCAAACCCCGAGATGATCGAAATTGCTAAGAAGCTCGGGCTCGGATTAGTGGCAACAAACGACGTGCACTTTCTCAACAAAGCCGACTACGAGGCGCACGATATCCTCACCTGCATCAGCACAGGCAAGATTGTCAGCGATGAGAACAGAATGCACTACCCAACCAGCGTGTATCTCAAATCGCCTCAAGAGATGAGGGAGCTTTTCAGCGATGTCCCTGAGGCTTGCGATAATACGCTTCAAATCGCTGAGCGGTGCAATGTGGAGATAGACCTTGAAACACAGCACGCACCGAAATTCACGCCGCCGGAGAAAAAAACTCCGGGCGAATATCTGCGTGAGCTGGTGTACAAAGGCGCCGAAGAGCGTTACAAGGAGATAACAGAAGAAATTAAAAACCGGATAGAGCGTGAAATCGGCGTTATAGACGGCAAAGGCTTCTCGAGCTACTTCCTAATCGTATGGGAATTCTGCAACTGGGCAGCGAAAAACGGCATCCCCACCGGAGCAAGAGGCAGCGGCGTGGGAACGATAGTGGGCTACTGCCTCGGTCTTTGCAATGTTGACCCAATCAGGTACGGCCTGCTGTTTGAGCGTTTTATGGATCCCGAGCGAAATGAGATGCCCGATATCGATATCGATATCTGTCAGGACGGAAGGCCTGCCCTGCTGAACTACGTGCGTGAGAAGTACGGCGAGATAGCCCAGATAACCACATTCGGGACAATGGGAGCAAAGTGCGTTATAAGGGATGTTGGCAGGGCTCTGGACGTGCCTCTGACAGATGTGAACAGGGTTGCCAAGATGATTCCCGAAGGGCCTAAGGTTACTCTCGATGGAGCTCTTGAAGACGACCATGACCTCAAAAAGGAATACCAAGACAACCCGCAGACAAAGAAAATGATAGACACCGGCCTAAAGCTCGAGGGGCTTTCAAGGCATGCCGGCGTGCATGCCTGTGCGGTGGTTATTGCTGATGAGCCGCTGGATACAATGCTTCCGCTGTATCGCCAGAGCGGTTCGGAAGACCTTATCACCCAGTTTGAAGGGCCTTATGTGGAGGCGGTTGGGCTATTGAAGATGGATTTTCTCGGTCTGAGAACGCTGAGCATTATCGAATCCACAAAGCGAAAAGTTAAGAGAATCCACGGCGATCATATCGATATCGAAGCCGTTGACATAAAAGACCAGAACGTTTTAGGCGGGATATTCGGGGCAGGAAAAACAAAAGGCGTGTTTCAGTTTGAATCGGCAGGTATGGTTCGCTTGCTCAAAGACCTCAAACCAGACCGTCTTGAAGACCTCATCGCAGCTAACGCACTGTACCGCCCGGGCCCGATGGACTTGATTGATGATTTCGTTGCAAGGAAGCATGGGGCGAAATGGGAGGTGCCTCATCCTGTAATGGAGGAGGTGCTCGAAGAAACCTTCGGGATTATGGTGTATCAGGAGCAGGTGATGCAGATTTGCCACAGGCTCGGAGGAATCAAGCTTCGTGAGGCATACAAGCTCATTAAAGCCATAAGCAAGAAGAAAGAAAAAATCATCGCCGATAAGAAGCAGCATTTCATCAGCGGATGCGTTGAAAACGGCCTCGATAAAGAGCAGGCCGAGAATATCTTTGCCCTTATCGAAAAATTTGCCGGCTACGGCTTCAACAAAAGCCACTCCTCGCGGTATGCGTTTGTTGCTTTCCAAACCGCATACCTCAAGCGATATTGGCCGGTGGAGTTTATGGCTTCCCTGCTCACCTACGAAAAGGGCGACCAGACAAAGGCCAAGGAATACTTCAAAGAATGCAAGGCTATGGGGATTGATATCCTCCCGCCGGATATAAATGAAAGCTTTGTGGATTTCAAGGCCGCCTACGATTCCGAAAAGGACAGAAAGAATAAGTGCGGAAAGATTCGCTTCGGCCTCGGGGCTATAAAGGGGCTTGGAGAGAAGGCGATTGAAAAGATTATAGAGGCAAGAGAAGAATGCGGAGGCTTTACAGGACTGTATCACTTCTGCGAAAATGTTGATCTGAGAGCTGTTACCAAGCAGTCTATAGAGGCGCTGATTAAAGCGGGCGCTTTCGATCGGCTCGGAGGAAGCAGGGCACAGTTTTTCGAGGCGGTAGAGTCTGCCGTAAAAGCAGGACAGACAGCGCAGGCCGATAAGCTCAGCGGACAGGGAAATTTATTCGCCGCATTCGGGGAGGAAGAAAGCGGACAGGAAGCTCAGGCAAACAGCCTGCCGGATGTGCCCGCTTGGCCGCCTGCACTTATGCTCAGCTATGAAAAAGATCTGCTCGGGATTTTCGTTACATCAAACCCGCTCAGCAGGCAGGCCGATACAATCACCGCATACTCCACAGCCCACAGCGATGAGATTCCAAAGCTGGCAGACAAGGCGGATATCATCATCGGAGGGATGATCACCGATACTAAAATCTTTACCACAAAATCCGGCAAAAATGCCGGCAAAAAGATGTGTATCGTGAGCTTTGAAGATCTCAACGGCGAATGCGAGATTGTGCTTTTCCCTGATCAGTTTGCTGAATTCTCGCATCTGATAGAGCAGGATAAGATTATATTCGTTCAGGGCAAGGTTGATAAATCCCGTGATAATCCTCAGATTATTGCCAAAAGGGTTATCCTGCCCGAGCTGGTTATGAATCAGTTCTCAACGAATGTTTTCATCAAATGGAAGAGCTCTTATGAGGAGGCGAAGGTAGAAAAGCTCAAGCGTGTTATCAGCGAATACAGCGGCAAATCGCCCGTATTTCTCGAGATAAAAACCGAAGACGGAAGCATTGTTACCGTCCAGTTCGACGGAAAATTCGCAGTTACCCCAGACCAGAATTTCAGAGGGCAGGTTAGGAGCATCGCCGGCGACAGCGCTCTGGAGCTCAGAAGAAGCAAATAG
- a CDS encoding lysylphosphatidylglycerol synthase transmembrane domain-containing protein: MKKTFSNIARIVIGVGAVALLLSTQDISELAASFSKIKPLMFLAAVLLFLTAQSMVGLRWKYLLGLIDIKVSSLASVKLTYVGFFYNNVMLSFVGGDVLRAWYITHHTGHKKMEAAFSVIVDRFCGLAASLILAGVGLLYSYRLISSADDSSKEIRGLETILAGGAFLVVLAAAAFFILRKTTFMLKLWDKIRHKVLRLLEAVKVYAGSPFKMFLAVVFTLLIQLCSISGFYLVCSSAGIEADFRYYAAFFPLCWMIGSLPISPGGLGVLEVGISAAFSLLPEVSPEQAVTIAICQRLVLLVGSLPGLAIHLSGLHMPAKAAEDLENKDIPL; the protein is encoded by the coding sequence ATGAAAAAAACATTTTCTAATATTGCAAGGATAGTAATAGGTGTAGGTGCTGTGGCTCTTCTGCTGAGCACTCAGGATATATCGGAATTAGCCGCGTCATTCTCGAAGATAAAGCCTTTGATGTTTCTGGCAGCGGTTTTGCTGTTCTTAACTGCCCAGTCGATGGTTGGGCTGAGGTGGAAATATCTGCTCGGCCTGATAGACATAAAGGTTTCCAGCCTCGCTTCCGTGAAGCTCACATACGTGGGCTTTTTCTACAACAACGTAATGCTCAGTTTTGTGGGCGGAGATGTGCTGCGCGCCTGGTATATCACCCACCATACCGGCCATAAGAAGATGGAGGCGGCTTTCAGCGTTATTGTAGACCGCTTTTGCGGTCTTGCAGCCTCGCTTATCCTTGCCGGGGTAGGCCTGCTCTATTCATACAGGCTCATTTCATCTGCAGACGATTCATCGAAAGAGATCCGCGGGTTAGAAACGATCCTTGCGGGAGGGGCTTTTCTGGTCGTTTTGGCAGCTGCTGCATTTTTTATCCTTAGAAAAACCACCTTTATGCTGAAGCTCTGGGATAAGATTCGACATAAAGTTCTTCGCCTTCTGGAGGCAGTTAAGGTTTATGCAGGCAGTCCGTTTAAGATGTTTCTTGCTGTTGTTTTTACTCTGCTGATTCAGCTTTGCAGCATCTCAGGGTTTTATTTGGTTTGCAGCTCTGCAGGAATCGAAGCAGATTTCCGCTACTACGCAGCCTTTTTCCCGCTCTGCTGGATGATAGGCTCTCTGCCCATAAGCCCGGGAGGTTTGGGGGTTTTAGAAGTTGGCATTTCCGCTGCCTTCTCGCTTCTGCCTGAGGTAAGCCCTGAACAGGCCGTTACAATAGCAATTTGCCAGCGTCTTGTGCTTCTGGTAGGCTCTCTGCCAGGGCTTGCGATACATCTTTCAGGGCTGCATATGCCCGCTAAAGCTGCCGAAGACCTTGAAAACAAGGATATTCCGCTTTGA
- a CDS encoding 3-hydroxyacyl-ACP dehydratase FabZ family protein, whose product MPPKLLFDIDNIDLSRVLFDKTEILKYNPQNYEMQQLDGIIWYDDEKHYSVGFKDVTDDEFWVRGHIPGRPIMPGVIMVEAAAQLSSLYMKKIYGLNGFIGFAGIESANFRGTVVPGDRLIMLCHICKMRSRKYTAKVQGLVDGTMVFACEISGMNV is encoded by the coding sequence ATGCCTCCTAAACTACTTTTCGACATAGATAACATTGATTTGAGCCGAGTGCTCTTTGACAAAACTGAAATATTAAAGTATAACCCGCAAAACTACGAGATGCAGCAGCTTGACGGTATCATCTGGTATGACGATGAGAAACATTATTCTGTAGGCTTTAAAGACGTAACAGACGATGAGTTTTGGGTGCGAGGCCATATTCCCGGCAGACCTATTATGCCCGGGGTGATTATGGTGGAAGCAGCTGCCCAGCTTTCGAGCCTTTATATGAAAAAGATATACGGCCTTAATGGGTTTATTGGCTTTGCGGGTATTGAATCGGCAAACTTCAGAGGTACGGTAGTACCCGGAGACAGGCTGATAATGCTCTGTCATATATGCAAAATGCGGAGCAGGAAATATACTGCAAAAGTGCAGGGGCTCGTTGACGGCACGATGGTGTTTGCCTGCGAGATTTCAGGGATGAATGTTTAG
- the aroB gene encoding 3-dehydroquinate synthase yields MEELIKFNVKTKPSEAGEYPVVIGSGIISKPLIESFAEGRRNFIVTDENVESASLCSEFKAQDDKFIISPAGEISKNIKTVIEIVEAMEAAGFGRDSVITGLGGGTVGDMAGFAAAIFKRGVPVIHIPTSTVAQADSSIGGKTGVDSSISKNAFGAFHHPAAVIIDTHTLKTLPEREYLSGLAESVKHGLIMDSGYFSFIENNTAELIGRGDQALKHLAKENCRIKARVVEEDPCEKNQRRILNYGHTIGHAVETLSNCKLLHGECVSIGIIAAGLIEIELGIGSKQRLERIENLLNKLSLPVRIPDYISKDDILSLIKHDKKAVDGWPRFALIEDIGKAYTKGGQWAHPVNARLVESAVNQLKQQAAR; encoded by the coding sequence TTGGAAGAACTAATCAAATTTAATGTAAAAACCAAGCCTTCAGAGGCTGGGGAGTATCCGGTTGTTATAGGCAGCGGAATAATCTCAAAGCCGCTTATAGAAAGCTTTGCGGAAGGGCGAAGGAATTTTATCGTTACCGATGAAAACGTCGAATCAGCATCTCTGTGCTCGGAATTTAAAGCCCAAGACGATAAATTCATAATCTCTCCCGCAGGCGAAATCAGCAAAAACATAAAAACCGTGATAGAGATTGTGGAGGCGATGGAAGCAGCCGGCTTCGGACGAGATTCCGTAATTACCGGACTCGGCGGAGGAACTGTGGGCGATATGGCCGGTTTCGCTGCTGCTATCTTCAAAAGAGGCGTACCTGTAATACACATCCCAACTAGCACAGTTGCTCAGGCAGATTCGAGCATTGGCGGTAAAACGGGCGTAGATTCATCAATCAGCAAAAACGCCTTCGGTGCATTCCATCATCCAGCCGCAGTAATCATAGACACCCACACCCTCAAAACGCTCCCCGAAAGGGAATATCTCTCAGGACTCGCTGAATCGGTAAAGCATGGGCTGATTATGGACAGCGGTTATTTCAGCTTCATTGAAAATAATACAGCCGAGCTGATCGGGCGCGGAGACCAAGCCTTGAAGCATCTGGCAAAAGAGAACTGCAGGATAAAGGCAAGGGTTGTGGAAGAAGACCCGTGCGAAAAGAATCAGCGGCGAATCTTAAACTACGGCCATACAATCGGGCATGCCGTGGAAACTCTCAGCAACTGCAAACTCCTGCACGGAGAATGCGTTTCGATAGGCATAATCGCTGCGGGGCTTATAGAAATTGAGCTTGGCATAGGCTCAAAGCAGAGACTCGAAAGAATCGAGAACCTCTTGAATAAGCTGTCTTTGCCCGTCAGAATTCCCGATTATATCAGCAAAGATGATATCCTAAGCCTGATAAAACACGATAAGAAGGCCGTTGACGGATGGCCGAGATTCGCACTTATAGAAGATATTGGAAAAGCTTATACAAAAGGCGGGCAGTGGGCTCATCCTGTGAACGCCCGGCTCGTGGAATCTGCTGTAAATCAGCTCAAACAGCAGGCAGCCCGCTAA